In Tepidimicrobium xylanilyticum, a single window of DNA contains:
- a CDS encoding AraC family transcriptional regulator — MTNNMFHSLHYPKPNLDNIYNVYDFELNFIENILDGKINKSLKLYEDFFCKHSAYNVIDINNLQSLKSYIISLSLLICHSVIKQGVSPYSAKAKYHAFSNLIEKSLSRTEVIDIGRIMIHGYIEQVRQYAISIDNIHIRKAVDYIHDHLGENLTLDDVANHVGLSKCYFCTQFKKCIKISFTDYLTHVRIQKSKYLLCNTDKSILDIAIMVGFNSQSYFTSQFRKHTGLSPKEFRNKKGAIESKV, encoded by the coding sequence TTGACTAATAATATGTTTCATAGCCTACACTATCCCAAACCAAATTTAGATAATATCTATAATGTCTATGACTTTGAACTTAATTTCATTGAAAACATATTAGATGGAAAAATAAATAAATCATTAAAACTATATGAAGATTTCTTCTGTAAACATTCTGCTTACAATGTTATAGATATTAACAATCTTCAAAGTTTAAAAAGTTATATAATATCCCTTTCCCTTTTGATTTGTCACAGTGTTATAAAGCAGGGAGTATCTCCCTATAGCGCAAAAGCTAAATATCATGCTTTTTCTAATTTGATCGAGAAAAGTTTATCAAGAACTGAAGTTATTGATATAGGCAGGATCATGATACATGGATACATAGAGCAGGTAAGACAATATGCTATTTCTATTGACAATATTCATATTAGAAAAGCTGTTGACTACATTCATGATCATTTAGGAGAAAATTTAACTCTAGATGATGTAGCAAACCATGTGGGATTGAGTAAATGTTATTTCTGTACTCAATTTAAGAAGTGTATAAAAATAAGTTTTACAGATTATCTTACTCATGTACGCATTCAAAAAAGCAAATACCTATTATGCAATACGGATAAATCCATTCTGGATATAGCTATAATGGTAGGTTTCAACAGCCAAAGTTACTTTACAAGCCAATTTAGAAAACATACTGGACTTTCTCCTAAGGAATTTAGAAATAAAAAAGGTGCTATTGAGTCAAAAGTATAG
- a CDS encoding histidine kinase dimerization/phospho-acceptor domain-containing protein yields the protein MELELRCAIANMSHDLRIPLTSILGYMQLLEDENLALEKRNN from the coding sequence ATGGAATTGGAGCTAAGGTGTGCTATTGCTAATATGTCTCACGATTTAAGAATACCCCTTACATCTATACTTGGCTATATGCAATTACTTGAAGATGAAAATCTGGCATTAGAAAAAAGAAATAATTAG
- a CDS encoding histidine kinase — protein MKSLQRLISNFYDLSRFEAGEYKFELKSINLSNIISDTLALLYVDFIYKEIESKIDIEENIPTTIVDVQ, from the coding sequence GTGAAATCTTTACAAAGATTAATATCCAATTTTTACGATTTATCTAGATTTGAAGCAGGGGAGTACAAATTTGAGCTAAAATCGATAAACTTAAGCAATATAATTTCTGACACCTTAGCCTTACTTTATGTGGATTTTATATATAAAGAGATTGAATCTAAAATTGATATTGAAGAGAATATACCGACAACTATTGTTGATGTGCAGTAA
- a CDS encoding SDR family oxidoreductase has translation MKLKDKVVILTGASSGMGRAGALKFAEEGARVVAIARRKEKLEELVEASKNLSGQIHALPGDVSIDEDINRIVKKTIGKFGRIDVLVNNAGILDDYLSADNMTDEMWNKVLDVNLTGPMKLIRSVINYMIDQGSGNIINIASIGGLYGARGGMAYVTSKHGMIGMTKHIGYMFQDKGIRCNAIAPGSVKTEIGDSVGNPNKAVLDKLMTGLQILPVAGEAEDIANIMVFLASDESRFINGATIVADGGWTAF, from the coding sequence ATGAAATTAAAGGATAAAGTTGTAATATTAACAGGGGCAAGCTCTGGCATGGGAAGGGCAGGAGCTTTAAAATTTGCAGAAGAAGGAGCAAGAGTCGTAGCAATTGCTAGAAGAAAAGAAAAATTAGAGGAATTAGTAGAGGCTTCTAAAAATCTAAGTGGCCAGATTCATGCTTTACCAGGAGATGTATCAATTGATGAGGATATAAATAGAATAGTGAAAAAAACAATAGGGAAGTTTGGAAGAATCGACGTTTTGGTAAATAATGCAGGTATATTAGATGATTATCTTTCTGCAGATAATATGACGGATGAAATGTGGAATAAGGTCTTAGATGTAAATTTAACTGGTCCAATGAAATTAATAAGAAGTGTAATAAATTATATGATTGATCAGGGATCTGGTAATATCATAAATATAGCTTCTATAGGAGGCTTATACGGTGCCCGAGGAGGCATGGCCTATGTTACATCTAAGCACGGAATGATAGGAATGACTAAGCATATTGGCTATATGTTCCAAGATAAAGGAATAAGATGCAACGCCATAGCTCCAGGTAGTGTAAAGACTGAAATTGGAGACTCTGTAGGAAATCCAAATAAGGCAGTATTAGACAAACTGATGACAGGTCTTCAAATCCTTCCAGTAGCCGGTGAAGCAGAAGATATTGCTAATATAATGGTATTTTTAGCTTCTGATGAGTCACGGTTTATAAATGGAGCAACAATTGTAGCTGACGGAGGATGGACTGCTTTTTAA
- a CDS encoding sensor histidine kinase has product MWENVCAYTLVEDKGYIVTTFINDASNLNEDYINHIFDRFFTADVSRGDKSTGLGLAITRELVEQMGHNIYVSITDEKINIPIKWRIQYLD; this is encoded by the coding sequence ATATGGGAAAATGTATGTGCATATACCTTAGTAGAAGATAAAGGTTATATCGTAACTACTTTTATAAATGATGCATCTAATCTTAATGAAGACTATATTAACCATATATTTGACCGTTTTTTTACAGCAGATGTTTCAAGGGGTGATAAAAGTACTGGACTAGGTTTGGCAATAACCAGAGAGTTAGTTGAGCAAATGGGTCATAATATTTATGTCAGTATAACTGATGAAAAAATCAATATACCAATCAAATGGAGGATACAGTACTTAGATTAA
- a CDS encoding S66 peptidase family protein — MLFLETSEDKRSPDYIRWYLRVFSALGIFERINGLIIGKIQDEKYKAEYLNVMRDKVKGDDLPIMYNMNFGHTVLMFILAYGVEAEIDCDNKKFRINESGTAEE, encoded by the coding sequence ATATTATTTCTAGAGACTAGTGAAGATAAACGTTCACCAGATTATATAAGATGGTATCTAAGAGTTTTTAGTGCTCTTGGTATATTTGAGAGAATAAATGGTCTAATTATTGGTAAGATTCAGGATGAAAAATATAAAGCGGAATATTTAAATGTAATGAGAGATAAAGTAAAAGGAGATGATCTCCCTATAATGTATAATATGAATTTTGGACATACAGTACTAATGTTTATTCTAGCCTATGGTGTTGAAGCTGAGATAGATTGTGACAATAAAAAGTTTAGAATCAATGAATCGGGAACAGCAGAAGAATAG
- a CDS encoding radical SAM protein, with amino-acid sequence MLDEVYKEYGEYFYVPMTQGYSVAVPVTLGCSWDKCLYCDLNQGNRFKFFGLEEIENRLKILNKFYSNRKKPVERVVMAGGNPFCLDTDILIEIIHLIKTYFPQVKNISSFARADDILRKSKDELLELKKFGMGELSIGVESGNDGVLAFHNKGITREENYRALIKLEECDISYSTYIMLGLGGKRLSKENAIDTASLLSMVNPQVIIVVTLVSFKGAKLVEKIRNGEFERLSVLDSIKEEKILLENLHMRNTIFNATHKTNALILKGKLPEQKDILLNKINKALEEYDQRAMRNKEIYKWRNWSLE; translated from the coding sequence ATGCTAGATGAGGTATATAAGGAATATGGAGAATACTTCTATGTACCAATGACCCAGGGGTATAGTGTAGCCGTTCCTGTTACACTGGGGTGTAGTTGGGATAAATGCTTGTATTGTGATTTGAATCAAGGGAATAGGTTTAAGTTTTTTGGATTGGAAGAAATAGAGAATAGGTTAAAGATTTTAAATAAATTTTATTCAAACAGAAAAAAGCCTGTTGAAAGGGTTGTTATGGCGGGAGGGAATCCTTTTTGTTTGGATACCGATATTTTAATAGAAATAATCCATTTGATAAAAACATATTTTCCTCAGGTAAAGAATATTAGTAGTTTTGCTAGAGCTGATGACATTTTAAGAAAGAGCAAGGATGAGCTATTGGAGCTAAAAAAATTTGGCATGGGAGAATTGTCCATAGGAGTAGAATCAGGTAATGATGGAGTACTAGCTTTTCATAATAAAGGAATTACTAGGGAGGAAAACTACAGGGCTTTAATTAAACTAGAGGAATGTGATATAAGTTATTCAACCTATATTATGTTAGGCCTTGGTGGGAAAAGACTTAGCAAGGAAAATGCTATAGACACAGCTAGTTTATTGTCAATGGTTAATCCACAGGTGATTATAGTGGTTACTTTAGTGAGCTTTAAAGGTGCAAAATTAGTAGAAAAGATAAGGAATGGAGAATTTGAAAGATTAAGCGTATTGGATTCTATTAAGGAAGAAAAGATATTGTTAGAAAACTTACACATGAGAAATACTATATTCAATGCAACCCATAAGACTAATGCCTTGATATTAAAAGGGAAATTACCAGAACAAAAGGATATATTGCTCAATAAAATAAATAAGGCTTTAGAAGAATATGATCAGAGAGCTATGAGGAATAAGGAGATATATAAATGGAGGAATTGGTCCTTAGAGTAA
- a CDS encoding MATE family efflux transporter, protein MTEGKISKKIILFAFPIFLGRLFQQLYNVVDSLVVGNVLGKEALAAVSSTGSLIFLIVGFINGIFIGSSVLISQYFGADDKKKLSTAVHTTIAFGFIAGIIITIIGVGFTPLFLRLMGTPNDVFRDAVTYLRLYFAGGIGIVMYNACMGIFQAIGDSKRPLYYLIIASIVNVVLDLLFVAVYDFGIGGAAIATVISQFVSLILAFVKLTKVDSCYKIYIKSIKIDYNMLKSLIKIGFPTGIQNSVISFANVVVQTNINSFGSVAMAGSGSYSKLEGFSFLPITSFSLALTTFIGQNLGAKKYDRAKKGARFGIIVGVSLAEIIGIFIWIFAPKLIGFFSSDPEVIRYGVMQARTISFFYFLLALSHCISGILRGAGKTNVPMLVMLISWCLIRISYITIMVKIIADIRVVYWAYPLTWTISSIIFIIYYKKTNWMMPHKDSQLI, encoded by the coding sequence TTGACAGAAGGAAAAATTTCAAAAAAAATAATATTATTCGCATTCCCAATCTTTTTAGGTAGGCTGTTTCAGCAACTTTATAACGTTGTAGATTCCCTTGTAGTTGGTAATGTGCTTGGTAAGGAAGCGCTTGCAGCAGTAAGTTCTACAGGCAGTCTTATTTTTTTAATCGTAGGATTTATTAATGGAATCTTTATAGGATCATCAGTTTTGATCTCTCAGTACTTTGGTGCAGATGACAAAAAAAAGCTTTCTACTGCAGTCCACACCACTATTGCCTTTGGATTTATAGCTGGAATTATAATTACAATCATTGGAGTAGGATTTACGCCATTGTTTTTGAGATTAATGGGCACTCCAAATGATGTGTTTAGAGATGCAGTAACATATCTGAGATTATATTTTGCTGGGGGAATAGGAATTGTTATGTACAATGCCTGTATGGGGATATTTCAGGCAATTGGTGATAGTAAACGACCACTATACTATCTGATAATAGCTTCAATTGTAAACGTAGTGTTGGACCTATTATTTGTAGCTGTATACGATTTTGGTATAGGAGGTGCAGCTATTGCGACAGTAATTTCCCAATTTGTTAGCCTAATTCTTGCATTTGTAAAACTGACAAAGGTTGATAGCTGTTATAAGATATACATAAAGAGTATAAAAATTGACTATAATATGCTCAAAAGCCTAATAAAAATTGGCTTTCCTACGGGAATCCAAAATTCAGTAATTTCTTTTGCTAATGTAGTAGTTCAGACAAATATTAATAGCTTTGGATCCGTTGCTATGGCAGGTAGTGGCAGTTATTCAAAACTTGAAGGATTCTCTTTTTTGCCTATTACTAGCTTTAGCTTAGCTCTTACAACCTTTATTGGACAGAATCTTGGGGCTAAAAAATATGATCGAGCTAAAAAAGGTGCTCGCTTTGGAATAATAGTTGGAGTATCTTTAGCAGAAATTATTGGTATTTTTATATGGATATTTGCCCCTAAGCTAATAGGGTTCTTTAGTTCTGACCCAGAAGTTATAAGATATGGGGTCATGCAAGCAAGAACCATAAGCTTCTTTTACTTTTTATTGGCACTTTCCCATTGCATTTCTGGAATACTCCGTGGAGCTGGTAAAACTAATGTCCCTATGTTAGTAATGTTAATAAGCTGGTGTTTAATTAGGATATCCTACATAACCATAATGGTTAAAATAATAGCAGACATAAGGGTTGTTTATTGGGCATATCCTCTTACTTGGACTATTAGCTCGATAATTTTTATCATCTACTATAAAAAAACTAACTGGATGATGCCACATAAAGATTCACAGCTAATCTAA
- a CDS encoding DUF169 domain-containing protein has protein sequence MDIKLSVDIIESYLDLDRKPVGVKFFFDKDEFKKFDVPQRDRKVTYCNSVQLASKGKSMKLTKENQACPNGAMALKMREIPEPMASGKARFSKNIYHDIEISKSISDSMLFLKEEPVGYAVMPLDDYEEAPHVVIVVSSPYNIMRMIQGHAYFNGYTSNLRTCGLQAVCQDLTTYPYNTKDINITLLCPGTRLVANWKINEIGIGIPFEKWYEVVEGVKETANPFERNNMKEGIVERLKERGLDASVIRFNENYDDGSYSGGKIEIKE, from the coding sequence ATGGATATTAAACTCAGTGTGGATATAATTGAATCGTATTTAGATTTAGACCGTAAACCAGTAGGAGTTAAATTTTTTTTCGATAAGGACGAATTCAAAAAATTTGATGTTCCTCAAAGAGATCGCAAAGTAACCTATTGTAACTCAGTACAACTTGCAAGTAAAGGTAAATCTATGAAGCTAACTAAAGAAAATCAAGCATGTCCTAATGGAGCAATGGCTCTAAAGATGAGAGAAATACCCGAACCAATGGCAAGTGGTAAAGCAAGGTTTAGTAAAAACATCTATCACGACATAGAAATATCAAAAAGCATTAGCGATAGCATGTTATTCTTAAAAGAAGAACCTGTTGGATATGCAGTTATGCCCCTTGATGACTATGAAGAAGCACCCCATGTTGTAATTGTAGTAAGCAGCCCATATAATATCATGCGAATGATACAGGGACATGCCTACTTTAATGGTTATACATCTAACTTAAGGACTTGTGGGCTTCAAGCAGTTTGTCAGGACTTGACTACCTATCCATATAATACTAAGGATATCAATATTACGTTATTATGTCCTGGAACTCGCTTAGTTGCAAACTGGAAAATTAATGAAATAGGAATTGGCATTCCTTTCGAAAAATGGTATGAGGTTGTAGAAGGCGTTAAAGAAACAGCTAACCCATTTGAAAGAAATAATATGAAGGAAGGTATTGTAGAGAGATTAAAAGAACGCGGATTAGATGCTAGCGTTATAAGATTCAATGAAAATTATGATGATGGATCTTATTCTGGGGGGAAAATCGAGATTAAAGAATAG